The genomic stretch GCTCCTGGAGTTATCACTGAAAATGATTGTTTAAGTTCTGTTCCATGCTTCTTTATGGCAGAAACCACTATCTCCGCTTTCCGGGTAGGAGAAAGCCCTGCCAATCGGATTAGCACAACTCCACTGGTTATGCGCCGCTGACGAAAAACAAGCTCACCAAAGTCTTTATCAGCCGTTAACAGCAGCACAGTTTTCTCATTAGCCATTTCAAGCACTTCATCGTCAGAAATCCCTGCATTCGTTGGCAACGTACTGCACATTATGTCCCATCAACCGGAGACGCTCAACGATTTGTCTGTCTACGTTCTCATCGACCAGAAAATTCACGAGACCGCCTCAGCGACCGGGTACACCACATCAGCGCGTAAAGCTTGTGCAGCAAATGCAAGAGCCGCTCTTATCGCTTCGCGCGTCAGCCGTGGATGAGCCTCCAATATCTGTTCCACCGTTTCGCCTGCGGAAAGCTTTTCCAGGATCAGCTCCACAGTGATGCGGGTTCCTGCGATGACAGGTTTGCCCATCATTACTTTGGGGTCGGATACAATCAATTTTTTCTGCATTTTGCACCTCTTTAGCTGAATGGTTTGAAGCACCGGGTGAGGGATGATATTATCGTGTTAGATATGGTGAATTCACATTTATATTATTATGGTTCTTTTGCAACTCTGCAACGTCACGTGCAGGGCGACTTTTAGTTTGCGTCAGATTTGAAAGCGGAAGAGAGTACGACAACGATGTCCCCGCTGTTTTTCGCCTACCACCACTTCATGCTCTCCCTGAACCTCGTCACCCTCTCATCCTTATCCGGTTTCCTGAAAACATAGAGATGCTC from Candidatus Methanoperedens sp. encodes the following:
- a CDS encoding DUF5615 family PIN-like protein, encoding MNFLVDENVDRQIVERLRLMGHNVQYVANECRDF
- a CDS encoding DUF5615 family PIN-like protein, which translates into the protein MCSTLPTNAGISDDEVLEMANEKTVLLLTADKDFGELVFRQRRITSGVVLIRLAGLSPTRKAEIVVSAIKKHGTELKQSFSVITPGAVRIRHEIG
- a CDS encoding DUF433 domain-containing protein, producing MIVSDPKVMMGKPVIAGTRITVELILEKLSAGETVEQILEAHPRLTREAIRAALAFAAQALRADVVYPVAEAVS